From Streptomyces asiaticus, one genomic window encodes:
- a CDS encoding MBL fold metallo-hydrolase encodes MKLTVVGCSGSFPSAESACSSYLIEADGFRLLLDMGNGALGELQRHCGLYDLDAVLLSHLHPDHFIDMCGYFVARYYRHDGGRAEAIPVYGPEDTERRLVQAYDDVPDEKSMREVFDFRTLTPGSFEIGPFTIRAERVCHPVEAYGFRIEYGGRSLVYSGDTGPCEALVDLARGGDLFLCEAAFTHGKEDIPGLHLNGREAGEHALRAGVGALVLTHVPPWTDPQINQRDAQAVFGGPVELAKAGAVYEV; translated from the coding sequence ATGAAGCTCACCGTCGTCGGATGCTCAGGGTCGTTCCCGTCCGCGGAATCGGCCTGCTCGAGCTACCTCATCGAGGCCGACGGCTTCCGGCTGCTCCTCGACATGGGCAATGGCGCCCTTGGCGAGTTGCAGCGCCACTGCGGTCTCTACGACCTCGACGCCGTGCTGCTGTCCCATCTCCACCCCGATCACTTCATCGACATGTGCGGATACTTCGTCGCGCGCTACTACCGGCACGACGGTGGCCGCGCCGAGGCGATCCCCGTCTACGGCCCCGAGGACACCGAGCGACGGCTGGTCCAGGCGTACGACGACGTGCCCGACGAGAAGTCGATGCGCGAGGTCTTCGACTTCCGCACGCTCACGCCCGGCAGCTTCGAGATCGGCCCCTTCACCATCCGCGCCGAGCGCGTCTGCCATCCGGTGGAGGCGTACGGCTTCCGGATCGAGTACGGCGGCCGCTCGCTGGTCTACTCGGGCGACACGGGCCCCTGTGAGGCCCTGGTGGACCTGGCCAGGGGCGGCGACCTCTTCCTGTGTGAGGCGGCCTTCACGCACGGCAAGGAGGACATCCCGGGGCTGCATCTCAACGGCCGCGAGGCGGGTGAGCACGCGCTGCGGGCGGGGGTAGGGGCCCTGGTGCTCACCCATGTGCCGCCGTGGACGGACCCCCAGATCAACCAGCGCGACGCCCAGGCGGTCTTCGGCGGGCCGGTGGAGCTGGCCAAGGCGGGCGCGGTCTACGAGGTCTGA
- a CDS encoding HNH endonuclease signature motif containing protein has product MRAEYTREALAEAVTRSSSWAELMRVLEVKASGGRRRALQQLVAAHDIDTGHFKQRSPWSKYSDMAIAEAVATSTTLREVVEKLGTRPATGTLSHIRRRIAASGIDISHIAGLNRPHIDLPFSHNQLREAALSGDSIRSVARLLGVPDDSRSRATLRRMLHEQEIDVSHFSHARITIPEGPLRAAVADSTSYAEVMRALALPVNDSNHRRVHRQTVRLGLDTTHFKRRTRRQTRAVASKPVADEVLRVRPPGAPRTNHSRLRKALDEIGRPYRCARCGNTGQWQGVSMTLQIDHVNGDWLDNRPENLRYLCPNCHAITDTWCGRNRGRRPRAAT; this is encoded by the coding sequence ATGCGAGCCGAATACACGCGCGAAGCACTTGCCGAAGCGGTGACCCGCTCATCGAGCTGGGCCGAACTCATGCGCGTCCTAGAGGTCAAGGCCAGCGGTGGCAGGCGTCGGGCCCTGCAGCAACTCGTGGCAGCACATGACATCGACACCGGCCACTTCAAGCAGCGCAGCCCGTGGAGCAAGTATTCGGACATGGCGATCGCCGAAGCCGTGGCGACGTCGACCACGTTGCGCGAAGTGGTCGAGAAGCTGGGGACACGCCCAGCGACGGGGACGCTGTCACACATTCGCAGAAGAATCGCGGCATCCGGCATCGATATCAGCCACATCGCCGGGCTGAACCGACCGCACATCGACTTGCCCTTCAGTCACAACCAGCTGAGAGAAGCCGCCCTCTCCGGGGACAGTATCCGGTCCGTTGCGCGCCTTCTGGGGGTTCCCGACGACAGCCGGTCACGGGCCACCCTGCGCCGCATGCTGCACGAGCAGGAGATAGACGTCTCGCACTTCTCTCACGCTCGGATCACCATCCCCGAGGGTCCCCTTCGAGCAGCCGTCGCGGACAGCACGAGCTATGCCGAGGTGATGCGCGCCCTGGCCCTGCCGGTCAACGACTCCAACCACCGTCGTGTGCACCGCCAGACGGTCCGATTGGGCCTGGACACCACACACTTCAAGCGGCGCACTCGGCGCCAGACCCGAGCGGTGGCGTCGAAGCCCGTGGCGGATGAGGTGCTCCGGGTCCGTCCGCCGGGTGCTCCTCGCACCAACCACTCCCGGCTTCGTAAGGCCCTGGATGAAATCGGCCGCCCGTACAGGTGCGCGCGGTGCGGCAACACAGGCCAGTGGCAAGGGGTGAGCATGACGCTGCAGATTGATCACGTGAACGGCGACTGGCTCGATAACCGCCCGGAAAACCTGCGGTACCTCTGCCCGAATTGCCACGCGATCACGGATACGTGGTGCGGCCGGAATCGCGGGCGTAGACCCCGAGCTGCCACCTAG
- a CDS encoding putative leader peptide gives MVFDDVSEKTPGMLLVARLHVDLCRLASAMCPRRAVAA, from the coding sequence ATGGTTTTCGATGACGTGAGCGAGAAGACGCCGGGCATGCTGCTCGTGGCGCGGCTCCACGTCGACCTGTGCCGGCTCGCCAGCGCGATGTGTCCGCGCCGCGCCGTGGCCGCCTGA
- a CDS encoding PLP-dependent cysteine synthase family protein: protein MRYDSPLAAVGNTPLVGLPRLSPSSDVRIWAKLEDRNPTGSVKDRPALHMIEQAEKDGRLTPGCTILEPTSGNTGISLAMAAKLKGYRIVCVMPENTSEERRQLLAMWGAEIISSPAAGGSNTAVRVAKELAGQHPDWVMLYQYGNPDNAGAHYATTGPEILADLPSITHFVAGLGTTGTLMGVGRFLRENKPDVQIVAAEPRYDDVVYGLRNLDEGFVPELYDESVLTTRFSVGSEDAVSRTRELLAQEGIFAGVSTGAALHAALGVARKAVTAGQSADVVFIVADGGWKYLSTGVYTAATTEEAIETLHGQLWA from the coding sequence ATGCGGTACGACAGCCCCCTGGCCGCGGTCGGCAATACGCCGCTCGTAGGGCTGCCGCGGCTCTCGCCCTCGTCCGACGTACGGATCTGGGCCAAGCTGGAGGACCGCAACCCCACCGGCTCGGTCAAGGACCGCCCCGCGCTCCATATGATCGAACAGGCCGAGAAGGACGGCCGGTTGACCCCCGGCTGCACCATCCTCGAGCCCACCTCCGGCAACACCGGCATCTCCCTCGCCATGGCGGCCAAGCTCAAGGGCTACCGCATCGTCTGCGTGATGCCGGAGAACACCAGCGAGGAGCGGCGCCAGCTGCTCGCCATGTGGGGCGCGGAGATCATCTCCTCGCCCGCCGCCGGGGGCTCCAACACCGCCGTCCGGGTGGCCAAGGAGCTGGCGGGGCAGCACCCGGACTGGGTGATGCTGTACCAGTACGGAAACCCGGACAACGCCGGCGCCCACTACGCCACCACCGGCCCCGAGATCCTGGCCGACCTGCCCTCCATCACCCACTTCGTCGCCGGTCTGGGCACCACCGGCACCCTGATGGGCGTCGGCCGCTTCCTGCGCGAGAACAAGCCGGACGTCCAGATCGTCGCCGCCGAACCGCGCTACGACGACGTGGTCTACGGACTCCGCAACCTCGACGAGGGCTTCGTCCCCGAGCTGTACGACGAGTCCGTCCTGACCACCCGCTTCTCCGTCGGCTCCGAGGACGCGGTGTCCCGCACCCGGGAACTCCTCGCCCAGGAGGGCATCTTCGCGGGCGTCTCGACCGGGGCAGCGCTGCACGCCGCGCTCGGTGTCGCCCGTAAGGCGGTCACGGCCGGGCAGAGCGCCGATGTGGTCTTCATCGTCGCCGACGGCGGCTGGAAGTACCTCTCCACCGGTGTCTACACGGCGGCCACCACCGAGGAGGCGATCGAGACGCTGCACGGCCAGCTCTGGGCGTAG
- a CDS encoding MoaD/ThiS family protein: MAIEVRIPTILRTYTDGQKAVEGSGATLAELFADLESRHSGIQERLVDGGELRRFVNVYLNDEDVRFLDGISTKVSDGDNVTILPAVAGGMV; the protein is encoded by the coding sequence ATGGCCATCGAGGTCCGCATCCCGACCATCCTCCGCACCTACACCGACGGCCAGAAGGCGGTCGAGGGCAGCGGGGCCACGCTCGCCGAGCTCTTCGCCGACCTGGAGAGCCGGCACTCCGGCATCCAGGAGCGCCTGGTCGACGGCGGCGAGCTGCGCCGCTTCGTCAACGTCTATCTGAACGACGAGGACGTCCGCTTCCTCGACGGCATCTCCACCAAGGTCTCGGACGGCGACAATGTGACGATCCTCCCGGCGGTCGCAGGCGGAATGGTCTGA
- the rdgB gene encoding RdgB/HAM1 family non-canonical purine NTP pyrophosphatase, which translates to MQQRTEGHPPHPRRLILATRNAYKITELRSILGETGLDVELVGADAYPEVPDVKETGVTFAENALLKAHALARATGHPAIADDSGLCVDVLGGAPGIFSARWSGRHGDDRANLDLLLAQLADVPDEHRGAHFACAAALALPDGTERVVSGRLTGTLRHEPVGGGGFGYDPILQPHGETRTCAELTPDEKNAISHRGKAFRAIAPVVRELLG; encoded by the coding sequence ATGCAGCAGCGCACTGAGGGACACCCTCCGCACCCCCGCCGTCTCATCCTCGCCACCCGCAACGCCTACAAGATCACCGAGCTGCGCTCGATCCTGGGCGAGACCGGCCTCGACGTCGAACTCGTCGGCGCCGACGCCTATCCGGAGGTCCCGGACGTCAAGGAGACCGGCGTGACCTTCGCGGAGAACGCCCTCCTCAAGGCCCACGCCCTGGCCCGGGCCACCGGCCACCCCGCCATCGCCGACGACTCCGGCCTCTGCGTGGACGTCCTCGGCGGCGCCCCGGGCATCTTCTCGGCCCGCTGGTCGGGCCGGCACGGCGACGACCGCGCCAACCTCGATCTGCTGCTGGCCCAGCTCGCCGACGTCCCCGACGAGCACCGCGGCGCCCACTTCGCCTGCGCCGCCGCCCTCGCCCTCCCCGACGGCACCGAGCGCGTGGTCTCCGGCCGGCTCACCGGCACCCTCCGCCACGAGCCCGTGGGCGGCGGGGGGTTCGGCTACGACCCGATCCTCCAGCCCCACGGCGAGACCCGCACCTGCGCCGAACTGACCCCCGACGAGAAGAACGCCATCAGCCACCGCGGCAAGGCGTTCCGCGCCATCGCCCCGGTCGTGCGCGAACTCCTGGGATAG
- a CDS encoding PTS transporter subunit EIIC, whose amino-acid sequence MSTATAQAGPAQKRGAGLIKGMQKIGRSLQLPVAALPAAGVLSRLGQDDVFGKTGLGWNKLAEIFAHAGGALFDNLALLFCIGVAIGFAKKSDGSTAFAGLVGFLVYKNVLTGFVSDVTGKPEDPGVLGGIVVGLTAAVLWERYHRTRLPDWLGFFSGRRFIPILMSFAGVIYGVLFGYLWGPIGDGLNNFSEWLSSNGAAGSGIFGVVNRLLIPVGMHMLLNSFAWFQFGDYNSGGQTWHGDIARYFHDDPSAGMFMTGFFPIMMFALPAAGLAIAHCARPERRKAVMGMMISVSLTAFVCGVTEPIEFSFMFIAPLLYGIHAVLTGVSMALTWALGIRSGFTFSGGLFDYLLGWSHSEKAWMLIPIGLAFGVVYYVVFRFVITKFNIPTPGREPEDTLDDAAATADAKKPAEAKRTAEAKGTADAEKAADAKK is encoded by the coding sequence ATGAGTACGGCCACCGCCCAGGCCGGGCCCGCGCAGAAGCGGGGTGCCGGTCTGATCAAGGGTATGCAGAAGATCGGCCGCAGCCTCCAGCTGCCCGTCGCCGCCCTGCCCGCCGCGGGCGTCCTGAGCCGGCTCGGCCAGGACGATGTCTTCGGCAAGACGGGACTCGGCTGGAACAAGCTCGCGGAGATCTTCGCCCATGCGGGCGGCGCGCTCTTCGACAACCTGGCCCTGCTGTTCTGCATCGGCGTGGCCATCGGCTTCGCGAAGAAGTCGGACGGCTCCACGGCGTTCGCGGGCCTGGTCGGCTTCCTCGTCTACAAGAACGTCCTGACCGGCTTCGTCAGCGATGTGACCGGCAAGCCGGAGGACCCGGGCGTCCTCGGTGGCATCGTGGTCGGCCTTACCGCCGCGGTGCTGTGGGAGAGGTACCACCGCACCCGGCTGCCGGACTGGCTGGGCTTCTTCAGCGGTCGCCGCTTCATCCCGATCCTGATGTCCTTCGCGGGCGTCATCTACGGCGTGCTCTTCGGCTACCTCTGGGGCCCGATCGGCGACGGCCTCAACAACTTCTCCGAGTGGCTGTCGTCCAACGGCGCGGCCGGCTCCGGGATCTTCGGCGTGGTCAACCGGCTGCTGATCCCGGTCGGCATGCACATGCTGCTGAACTCCTTCGCCTGGTTCCAGTTCGGTGACTACAACTCCGGCGGCCAGACCTGGCACGGCGACATCGCGCGCTACTTCCACGACGACCCGTCGGCCGGAATGTTCATGACCGGCTTCTTCCCGATCATGATGTTCGCGCTGCCCGCCGCCGGTCTGGCGATCGCGCACTGCGCCCGTCCCGAGCGGCGCAAGGCCGTGATGGGCATGATGATCTCGGTCTCGCTGACGGCCTTCGTCTGTGGTGTGACCGAGCCGATCGAGTTCTCGTTCATGTTCATCGCGCCCCTGCTGTACGGCATCCACGCGGTCCTTACGGGTGTGTCCATGGCCCTGACCTGGGCACTCGGCATCCGCAGCGGCTTCACCTTCTCCGGCGGGCTCTTCGACTACCTGCTGGGGTGGTCGCACAGCGAGAAGGCCTGGATGCTCATCCCGATCGGGCTGGCGTTCGGCGTCGTCTACTACGTGGTCTTCCGCTTCGTGATCACGAAGTTCAACATCCCGACGCCGGGACGGGAGCCGGAGGACACCCTGGACGACGCGGCGGCGACGGCGGACGCCAAGAAACCGGCGGAAGCCAAGAGGACGGCTGAAGCCAAGGGCACGGCGGACGCCGAGAAGGCGGCTGACGCCAAGAAGTAG
- a CDS encoding Mov34/MPN/PAD-1 family protein: MLTITQALHDKIVAHARADHPDEACGVIAGPAGSGRPERFIPMLNAARSPTFYEFDSGDLLKLYREMDDRDEEPVVIYHSHTATEAYPSRTDISYANEPSAHYVLVSTAECGNDEGPFQFRSFRIVDGEVTEEEVEIVPGG, translated from the coding sequence ATGCTGACCATCACCCAGGCGCTCCACGACAAGATCGTCGCGCACGCCCGCGCCGACCACCCCGACGAGGCATGCGGCGTGATCGCGGGCCCGGCCGGAAGCGGCCGCCCCGAGCGGTTCATCCCGATGCTGAACGCGGCCCGTTCCCCCACCTTCTACGAGTTCGACTCGGGTGACCTGCTCAAGCTCTACCGCGAGATGGACGACCGGGACGAGGAGCCGGTGGTCATCTACCACTCGCACACCGCCACCGAGGCGTACCCCTCCCGTACCGACATCTCCTACGCCAATGAGCCCAGTGCCCACTACGTCCTGGTCTCCACGGCCGAATGCGGCAATGACGAGGGACCCTTCCAGTTCCGGTCCTTCCGGATCGTGGACGGCGAGGTCACCGAGGAAGAGGTGGAGATCGTCCCGGGTGGCTGA
- the rph gene encoding ribonuclease PH: MSRIDGRTPDQLRPVTIERGWSKHAEGSVLVSFGDTRVLCTASVTEGVPRWRKGSGEGWVTAEYAMLPRSTNTRGDRESVRGKIGGRTHEISRLIGRSLRAVIDYKALGENTIVLDCDVLQADGGTRTAAITGAYVALADAIGWARGKKLIKATRQPLTGTVSAVSVGIVGGVPLLDLCYEEDVRAETDMNVVCTGDGRFVEVQGTAEGEPFAREELNGLLDLAVAGCDALSVIQRAALAEAN, translated from the coding sequence ATGTCTCGTATCGACGGCCGCACCCCCGACCAGCTCCGCCCCGTGACCATCGAGCGCGGTTGGAGCAAGCATGCCGAGGGCTCGGTCCTCGTCTCCTTCGGCGATACGCGGGTCCTGTGCACCGCGAGCGTCACCGAGGGCGTGCCGCGCTGGCGCAAGGGCAGCGGCGAGGGCTGGGTCACCGCGGAGTACGCGATGCTGCCGCGCTCCACCAACACCCGGGGCGACCGCGAGTCCGTCCGCGGCAAGATCGGCGGCCGTACGCATGAGATCTCCCGGCTCATCGGCCGCTCGCTGCGTGCCGTCATCGACTACAAGGCGCTCGGCGAGAACACCATCGTCCTGGACTGCGATGTCCTCCAGGCCGACGGCGGCACCCGCACCGCCGCCATCACCGGCGCCTATGTGGCCCTGGCCGACGCCATCGGCTGGGCCCGGGGGAAGAAGCTGATCAAGGCCACCCGGCAGCCGCTGACCGGCACCGTCTCCGCCGTCAGCGTCGGCATCGTCGGCGGCGTTCCCCTGCTCGACCTCTGCTACGAGGAGGACGTGCGCGCCGAGACCGACATGAACGTGGTCTGTACCGGTGACGGACGCTTCGTCGAGGTGCAGGGCACCGCCGAGGGCGAGCCCTTCGCCCGCGAGGAGCTGAACGGCCTGCTGGACCTCGCCGTGGCGGGCTGTGACGCCCTGTCCGTAATCCAGCGCGCGGCACTGGCCGAGGCGAACTGA
- the bcp gene encoding thioredoxin-dependent thiol peroxidase has product MSERLQPGDTAPAFTLPDADGKQVSLAEHAGRKVIVYFYPAALTPGCTKQACDFTDNLEFLSGHGYDVIGISPDKPEKLAKFRAQEDLKVTLLADPSKETLEAYGAFGEKKLYGKTVTGVIRSTVIVDEQGKVERALYNVKATGHVAKIVKDLGL; this is encoded by the coding sequence ATGAGCGAGCGACTCCAGCCCGGCGACACCGCCCCCGCCTTCACCCTCCCCGACGCGGACGGCAAGCAGGTCTCGCTCGCCGAGCACGCCGGCCGCAAGGTGATCGTCTACTTCTACCCCGCGGCCCTCACCCCCGGCTGCACCAAGCAGGCGTGCGACTTCACCGACAACCTCGAGTTCCTCTCCGGCCACGGCTACGACGTCATCGGCATCTCCCCCGACAAGCCGGAGAAGCTGGCCAAGTTCCGCGCCCAGGAGGACCTGAAGGTCACCCTGCTCGCCGACCCCTCCAAGGAGACCCTGGAGGCGTACGGCGCCTTCGGCGAGAAGAAGCTCTACGGCAAGACGGTGACGGGTGTGATCCGCTCCACCGTCATCGTCGACGAACAGGGCAAGGTCGAGCGCGCCCTGTACAACGTGAAGGCCACCGGCCACGTAGCCAAGATCGTCAAAGACCTGGGCCTCTGA
- a CDS encoding DUF3618 domain-containing protein: MSDARTPAQIEADIARRRQELAVTLDEIGVRVHPKTIIGDAKAKAASAVDRTAGRAYVSVNRVVTGVRGQLVSEEGGPRMERIVPAALLVVGLVGVLALSARSSRSAKTSRSSWCGKRRR; the protein is encoded by the coding sequence GTGTCGGATGCCAGGACCCCTGCGCAGATCGAGGCGGACATCGCCCGCAGGCGGCAGGAGCTCGCCGTGACGCTCGACGAGATCGGGGTGCGGGTGCACCCGAAGACGATCATCGGGGACGCGAAGGCGAAGGCGGCGTCGGCCGTGGACCGGACCGCCGGGCGGGCCTATGTGTCCGTCAACCGAGTGGTCACGGGCGTGCGCGGCCAGCTGGTGTCGGAGGAGGGCGGGCCCCGCATGGAGCGGATCGTGCCGGCCGCGCTCCTCGTGGTCGGGCTGGTCGGCGTGCTCGCGCTCTCGGCCAGGTCCTCCCGGTCCGCCAAGACGTCCCGCTCCTCGTGGTGCGGCAAGCGGCGCCGGTGA
- a CDS encoding helix-turn-helix domain-containing protein — MPDDAHIGARVRDIRKRRGLSQRELSVASDVSLSLIRKLEQGELRHTRLETAYKLARALRVTTTCLIQRDAEQADAATLDLWAGVRQALQAPPRTAPLEDEPTVKGVRATLDGALPLFSSDRFADLAEVLPQLIRDADAVAEAGADGRALRARLLQLTGWLLTQNRQYAAAAEALDRSLDEENDRLQGATTVSTQSWLLLRQGQLAQARELAVRWADEVEPRMSKATPAELSAWGWLLLRISAAAVRDHRAGEATYALRLARSAAVALDSEYAPGADFLRAFGPVTVALKRTENAAVSGKPDRVLKLAEGISKGGLRATSNNRNRHLLDVASAHATMRNYSESMSILSGINNSAPEWLSQQRYARDIMGQVIGRRRTLTPEMRSLADAVGLPM; from the coding sequence ATGCCCGATGACGCTCACATCGGCGCCCGCGTTCGCGACATCCGCAAGCGTAGGGGCCTCTCCCAACGCGAGCTGTCGGTGGCCTCCGACGTATCGCTTTCCCTCATCAGGAAGCTGGAGCAGGGAGAACTGCGCCACACACGCCTGGAAACGGCGTACAAACTGGCTCGCGCTCTGCGGGTCACCACGACGTGCCTCATTCAGCGTGACGCAGAGCAGGCAGACGCCGCGACCTTGGACCTGTGGGCAGGGGTGCGTCAAGCTCTGCAAGCCCCGCCTCGGACCGCCCCGTTGGAGGATGAGCCCACAGTCAAGGGTGTGCGCGCAACGCTCGATGGCGCGTTGCCTCTCTTTTCCAGCGATAGGTTTGCGGACCTGGCCGAGGTTCTGCCGCAGCTGATTCGCGACGCCGACGCGGTGGCAGAAGCCGGGGCTGACGGCCGCGCACTCCGCGCACGCTTGCTCCAGCTGACCGGCTGGCTCCTGACCCAGAACAGGCAGTACGCGGCCGCCGCCGAGGCGCTGGACCGGTCGTTGGACGAAGAGAACGACAGGCTCCAAGGCGCAACCACCGTCAGCACGCAGAGCTGGTTGTTGCTGCGGCAAGGTCAACTCGCGCAGGCGCGTGAACTCGCCGTGCGCTGGGCCGACGAAGTCGAGCCACGGATGTCGAAGGCGACGCCGGCAGAGCTGAGCGCCTGGGGATGGCTGCTGCTCCGTATTTCCGCCGCCGCCGTCCGCGACCACCGAGCAGGTGAAGCCACGTACGCGCTGCGGTTGGCGCGCTCTGCGGCGGTTGCGCTGGATAGTGAGTACGCTCCCGGTGCTGACTTTCTACGCGCCTTCGGCCCGGTGACGGTGGCGCTGAAGCGAACTGAGAATGCCGCTGTCAGCGGCAAGCCGGACCGAGTTCTGAAGCTGGCCGAGGGCATCTCGAAGGGTGGGCTTCGAGCGACGTCGAACAATCGCAATCGGCACTTGCTCGACGTGGCCAGCGCGCACGCGACGATGCGCAACTACTCCGAGTCCATGTCCATCCTGAGTGGGATCAACAACTCGGCGCCCGAATGGCTGTCTCAACAGCGGTACGCGCGGGACATCATGGGACAGGTCATCGGGCGGAGGCGCACGCTCACACCGGAGATGCGGTCCCTGGCTGATGCGGTAGGCCTCCCGATGTGA